From the genome of Scytonema hofmannii PCC 7110, one region includes:
- a CDS encoding COX15/CtaA family protein, with protein MSEFVLEQQSTTAAPQQMPQERIRRLVWHLCAATLILMAIGSATRVMNAGLACPDWPLCYGELVPTKQMNFQVFLEWFHRLDAALIGIGAIALVGISWWYRHFLPRWLPWGSTFALFLIVFQGVLGGLTVTELLRFDIVTAHLGTALLFFTTLLVIGSTLTPYQGTGTVGYLPWVGLTAAVLVYAQSILGALVGSRWALHQCFGGSQLCAVMYSHIIGLVPPTVATLAVVFLSWRTPALHPALRRLANIAGGLLILQLLLGVATFRLHLQVQPLTVSHQAVGACLLGSLVVFTVLAIRDWASSRGINSYPESANANSTG; from the coding sequence ATGAGCGAATTTGTCCTAGAACAACAAAGTACAACAGCTGCGCCTCAACAGATGCCACAGGAACGAATTCGTCGCTTGGTGTGGCATCTGTGTGCCGCCACTTTAATTTTGATGGCTATCGGCAGTGCCACCCGCGTGATGAATGCTGGGCTGGCTTGCCCTGATTGGCCTTTGTGCTACGGGGAACTGGTGCCAACCAAGCAGATGAATTTTCAAGTGTTCTTGGAGTGGTTTCACAGGCTAGATGCAGCATTGATTGGGATCGGCGCGATCGCACTTGTAGGAATATCCTGGTGGTACCGTCACTTCCTACCTCGCTGGCTTCCTTGGGGATCGACATTTGCCTTGTTTCTCATAGTTTTCCAAGGGGTACTGGGCGGACTCACTGTGACAGAACTATTGCGATTTGATATTGTTACTGCCCACTTGGGAACAGCACTGTTGTTTTTTACTACCCTTTTGGTGATTGGCAGTACACTTACCCCCTATCAGGGAACTGGAACTGTTGGTTACTTACCGTGGGTGGGATTGACAGCCGCTGTTTTGGTGTACGCGCAAAGTATACTAGGTGCCTTGGTAGGCTCTCGTTGGGCGTTACACCAGTGTTTTGGCGGCTCGCAACTCTGTGCCGTTATGTATAGCCATATTATTGGCTTAGTGCCGCCAACAGTAGCAACATTGGCAGTCGTGTTTCTCTCTTGGCGTACACCAGCATTGCATCCGGCTCTACGGCGACTGGCAAATATAGCTGGTGGATTGCTCATCCTACAACTTCTGTTGGGAGTTGCAACATTTCGGTTGCATCTTCAAGTTCAACCACTTACAGTCTCTCACCAAGCTGTAGGAGCTTGTTTACTGGGTAGTTTGGTGGTTTTCACAGTTTTAGCAATACGCGACTGGGCTAGTAGCCGTGGGATCAACTCTTACCCAGAGAGCGCCAACGCAAACTCTACAGGCTAA
- a CDS encoding PIN domain-containing protein encodes MEKLEIILNSIEILPLTHPVELCYAEIRTDLEQQGKPIGGNDLLIAAHSLSLDLTLVTANVREFSRISNLKVENWLKPDENSSQSEEAEPR; translated from the coding sequence ATAGAAAAACTTGAAATCATCTTAAATAGTATTGAAATACTACCTTTAACTCATCCCGTAGAGCTATGTTACGCGGAAATTCGCACAGATTTAGAACAGCAAGGTAAACCGATTGGAGGTAATGACTTACTAATTGCTGCCCATTCTTTGAGCCTCGATCTAACTCTTGTTACCGCCAATGTTCGTGAATTTTCTCGCATTTCTAATTTAAAGGTAGAAAACTGGCTCAAACCTGATGAAAACAGTAGCCAATCAGAGGAGGCTGAGCCTCGCTAA
- a CDS encoding NAD(P)H-quinone oxidoreductase subunit 4 encodes MSDRFPWLSIITLLPLIACLPIPFIPDKDGKTIRWYALGIGITELALISYAFYSNYSLENPGLQLVEKYSWIPQLGLNWSVGVDGLSMPLVLLTGLVTTLATFAGWNVRQKPRLFYFLMLVMYSAQIGVFVSQDLLLFFLMWELELVPVYLLISIWGGQKRRYAATKFILYTATASIFILVAGFAMAFSGDTVTFDMVTLGMKHYPKAFELVVYAGFLIAFGTKLAIFPLHTWLPDAHGEASAPGSMILAGVLLKMGGYALIRINMEMLSDAHVTFAPVLAILGVVNIIYGACCAYAQTNLKRRLAYSSIAHMGFVLIGIACYEDLGINGALLQMISHGLIAASLFFLAGMTYERTHTIMMDEMGGMAKIMPKTFALFTTSTMASLALPGMSGFVGELMVFLGMTTSAVYSPAFKVMVLLLAAVGLILTPIYLLDLLRQVFYGQPDSNLVIEEYLGDAKPREVFITLCLLVPIISIGFYPKLITQTYDRTTMLVATHVREVLPIIAKQPSSSFYSGVVTAPTLADTAEVQFKS; translated from the coding sequence ATGAGCGATCGATTTCCTTGGCTGAGCATAATCACTTTGTTACCATTAATTGCTTGTTTACCCATTCCATTCATCCCAGATAAAGATGGCAAAACTATTCGCTGGTACGCTTTAGGAATAGGGATAACGGAGCTAGCTCTAATAAGCTATGCCTTCTACAGTAATTACAGTTTAGAAAATCCTGGATTACAACTGGTAGAGAAGTATTCTTGGATACCGCAGCTAGGTTTGAATTGGTCTGTGGGAGTTGATGGTCTCTCCATGCCTTTAGTGCTACTAACAGGTTTAGTAACTACCTTAGCAACTTTTGCAGGTTGGAATGTTCGCCAAAAGCCACGCTTGTTTTACTTTCTGATGTTGGTAATGTACAGTGCTCAGATTGGCGTGTTTGTTTCCCAGGATTTGCTGCTATTCTTCCTAATGTGGGAACTAGAACTAGTGCCAGTGTACTTGCTTATCTCCATATGGGGAGGTCAAAAGCGGCGATATGCGGCTACTAAATTTATTCTTTACACAGCCACTGCCTCAATCTTTATACTGGTAGCAGGTTTTGCAATGGCATTCTCTGGAGATACTGTCACCTTCGACATGGTAACTTTGGGAATGAAACATTATCCAAAAGCATTTGAGTTAGTTGTTTATGCAGGGTTTTTGATTGCTTTTGGTACAAAGCTAGCAATTTTTCCCCTACATACTTGGTTACCTGATGCTCATGGTGAAGCATCAGCGCCCGGTTCAATGATTCTCGCTGGCGTGTTGTTGAAGATGGGTGGATATGCGCTCATCCGCATCAACATGGAAATGCTATCCGATGCTCATGTCACATTTGCCCCAGTGCTGGCGATTTTAGGCGTGGTGAACATTATCTACGGTGCTTGCTGTGCTTATGCTCAAACAAATCTCAAGCGGCGTTTGGCTTATTCTTCGATAGCTCACATGGGGTTTGTGCTGATTGGCATTGCGTGCTATGAAGACCTTGGTATCAATGGTGCTTTACTACAGATGATTTCTCATGGTTTGATTGCTGCTAGCTTGTTCTTTCTTGCCGGTATGACTTACGAACGTACACATACCATAATGATGGACGAAATGGGGGGAATGGCGAAAATCATGCCCAAAACCTTTGCTCTGTTTACCACCAGTACGATGGCTTCTCTAGCACTACCTGGAATGAGTGGTTTTGTCGGTGAGTTGATGGTGTTTTTAGGCATGACAACGAGTGCTGTTTACAGTCCGGCTTTCAAAGTTATGGTACTGCTGTTAGCCGCAGTAGGGCTAATTTTGACCCCAATTTATTTGCTCGATCTACTGCGACAAGTGTTTTACGGACAGCCAGATTCAAACTTAGTGATTGAAGAATATCTTGGGGATGCCAAACCCCGCGAGGTATTTATTACGCTTTGCCTGTTAGTTCCCATTATCAGTATTGGTTTTTATCCAAAGTTGATAACTCAAACCTATGACCGGACAACGATGTTGGTTGCTACCCATGTCCGTGAGGTTCTGCCAATTATTGCCAAGCAACCTTCCTCAAGTTTCTATTCTGGCGTTGTTACAGCACCGACATTAGCTGATACTGCTGAAGTTCAGTTCAAGAGTTAG
- a CDS encoding DUF6887 family protein, translated as MKPNFNEMTLTQLRAYVLAHQDDNEAFYTYMDRSKQEGTWVKMPPLQSIDDLDNYPEFLETVSKDGEQ; from the coding sequence ATGAAACCCAACTTTAATGAAATGACTCTTACACAACTACGAGCTTATGTCCTAGCGCATCAAGACGATAACGAAGCGTTTTATACCTATATGGATAGGTCTAAGCAAGAGGGAACTTGGGTAAAAATGCCGCCTTTACAGTCAATTGATGACCTAGATAATTACCCTGAGTTTTTAGAGACGGTTTCAAAAGACGGAGAACAATGA
- the ctaD gene encoding cytochrome c oxidase subunit I codes for MTQAQIQETANIAARIEEPGQRNWRDYFSFNTDHKVIAIQYLVSTFIFYCIGGVMADLVRTELRTPEVDFVTPEVYNSLFTLHATIMIFLWIVPAGAGFANFLIPLMIGAKDMAFPRLNAVAFWIIPPAGILLIASLAVGDAPDAGWTSYPPLSLVTGQVGEAIWIISVLLLGTSSILGALNFLVTLLKMRAPGLGFFQLPLFCWAMLSTSALVLVSTPVLAAGLILLSFDLLAGTTFFNPTGGGDPVLYQHMFWFYSHPAVYIMILPFFGVISEVIPVHSRKPIFGYKAIAYSSLAISFLGLIVWAHHMFTSGIPGWLRMFFMITTMIIAVPTGIKIFSWLGTMWGGKIHLRTAMLFAMGFVGTFVIGGISGVMLAAVPFDIHVHDTYFVVAHLHYVLFGGSVLGIYAAFYHWFPKMTGRMLNEFWGQVHFALTIVGLNLTFLPMHKLGMLGMNRRIAQYDPALTFLNEICTYGAYILAVSTFPFIFNVIWSWMYGPKAGDNPWKALTLEWMTSSPPAIENFDKTPVLATGPYDYGLENLKQDPSLQDPDPNKSMGPSSVLRADPNEPYPSIASNLEERK; via the coding sequence ATGACACAAGCGCAAATTCAAGAAACAGCCAATATTGCAGCCCGCATAGAAGAACCAGGGCAGAGAAACTGGCGAGATTACTTTTCCTTTAACACTGACCATAAGGTTATTGCAATTCAATACCTGGTCTCCACATTCATTTTCTACTGTATTGGTGGGGTGATGGCTGACTTGGTTCGCACGGAACTGCGAACCCCAGAAGTGGATTTTGTCACCCCAGAGGTATACAACAGTTTGTTTACCCTGCATGCCACAATCATGATTTTCTTGTGGATTGTGCCAGCAGGTGCGGGGTTTGCTAATTTCCTGATCCCCTTAATGATTGGGGCAAAGGATATGGCATTTCCACGCCTCAACGCTGTAGCTTTCTGGATTATTCCTCCTGCAGGCATCTTGTTAATTGCCAGCTTAGCTGTAGGTGATGCACCAGATGCAGGTTGGACTTCCTACCCTCCGTTAAGTTTGGTCACCGGTCAAGTGGGAGAGGCAATCTGGATTATTAGCGTCTTGTTGTTGGGGACATCCTCAATTTTGGGGGCGCTGAACTTCCTCGTCACTCTCCTGAAAATGCGTGCTCCAGGTTTAGGATTTTTTCAATTGCCTCTGTTCTGCTGGGCAATGCTGTCAACTTCAGCACTAGTATTGGTTTCCACTCCAGTGCTAGCAGCCGGTTTGATCTTGCTGTCCTTTGACTTGCTTGCAGGCACAACATTTTTTAATCCTACTGGTGGTGGCGATCCCGTTTTGTACCAGCATATGTTCTGGTTCTACTCCCACCCTGCGGTTTACATTATGATTTTGCCCTTCTTTGGGGTAATTTCTGAAGTGATCCCCGTTCATTCCCGCAAACCAATTTTTGGTTATAAAGCGATCGCCTACTCAAGTTTGGCAATTAGCTTTTTGGGACTGATTGTGTGGGCGCATCATATGTTCACCAGTGGTATCCCCGGTTGGCTGCGGATGTTCTTCATGATCACCACCATGATTATCGCCGTACCTACCGGAATTAAAATTTTTAGTTGGTTGGGTACCATGTGGGGTGGAAAAATCCACTTACGTACTGCCATGCTGTTCGCAATGGGTTTTGTTGGGACTTTTGTGATTGGCGGTATTAGTGGTGTGATGCTAGCAGCAGTACCCTTTGATATTCACGTCCACGACACTTATTTTGTGGTCGCACACCTGCACTACGTGTTGTTTGGTGGTAGTGTTTTGGGGATTTATGCAGCGTTTTATCATTGGTTCCCCAAAATGACAGGACGAATGCTGAACGAATTTTGGGGTCAAGTTCACTTTGCCCTGACAATCGTTGGTCTCAATCTAACTTTCTTGCCCATGCATAAACTGGGGATGTTAGGTATGAACCGACGAATCGCACAGTACGATCCTGCGTTAACTTTCCTCAACGAAATTTGCACCTATGGTGCTTACATTTTGGCGGTTTCTACATTCCCCTTCATCTTCAACGTTATTTGGAGTTGGATGTACGGACCCAAAGCAGGTGACAATCCTTGGAAAGCACTTACCCTAGAGTGGATGACAAGTTCACCTCCAGCCATAGAAAATTTTGACAAAACTCCAGTCTTAGCGACCGGACCTTATGACTATGGTTTAGAAA
- a CDS encoding heme o synthase: MIETNVSRHHQTFLQVIHSYYQLTKPRIIPLLLITTAGSMWIAAKGEVNPLLLLVTLAGGTLAAASAQVINCVYDRDIDYDMERTRHRPLPSGKVQPRDALIFAIALAVISFTLLSVFANLLAAMLAMSGIVFYVLIYTHLLKRHSTQNIVIGGAAGAIPALVGWAAVTGTLSWSAWLIFGIVFLWTPPHFWSLALMIRDDYAKVGIPMLPVVAGTKPTVQQIWYYTLVTVAATLLLVYPLHQSGTVYTAIALWLGAIFIHKAWQLLHNPEDRTLAKGLFLYSISYMMLLCLGMVVDSLPVTHHVIHVVVDKLHLLVS, from the coding sequence ATGATCGAGACTAATGTCTCTCGCCACCACCAAACATTTCTACAGGTTATTCATAGCTACTACCAGCTGACAAAACCCAGGATCATCCCCTTATTACTCATTACTACAGCTGGAAGTATGTGGATAGCAGCTAAAGGGGAGGTTAACCCATTGCTGTTGCTAGTCACACTCGCTGGTGGTACTTTGGCAGCTGCAAGCGCCCAAGTCATTAACTGCGTTTATGACCGAGATATTGACTATGATATGGAAAGGACGCGCCATCGCCCTCTCCCTTCTGGTAAAGTACAGCCCCGCGATGCTTTAATTTTTGCGATCGCATTAGCTGTTATCTCTTTTACATTACTTTCAGTTTTTGCAAACCTACTAGCCGCCATGCTAGCAATGTCTGGCATTGTGTTTTACGTACTGATTTACACGCATTTACTCAAGCGTCACAGTACCCAAAACATTGTTATTGGTGGTGCTGCAGGTGCAATTCCTGCACTGGTGGGTTGGGCGGCGGTAACTGGTACATTAAGCTGGTCAGCATGGCTGATCTTTGGGATCGTCTTCTTGTGGACACCGCCTCACTTTTGGTCACTTGCTCTGATGATTCGAGATGACTACGCAAAGGTTGGTATACCAATGCTTCCCGTAGTTGCTGGTACAAAACCAACAGTGCAGCAAATTTGGTACTACACCCTCGTTACTGTAGCAGCAACACTTTTGCTGGTTTATCCTTTACACCAAAGTGGAACAGTCTATACAGCAATTGCCCTTTGGTTGGGAGCCATATTCATACACAAAGCTTGGCAATTATTGCACAATCCTGAAGACCGGACATTAGCGAAAGGATTGTTTCTTTACTCCATTTCTTACATGATGCTGTTGTGTCTTGGCATGGTTGTTGATAGTTTGCCTGTTACGCATCATGTTATTCATGTTGTTGTGGATAAGTTGCATCTACTTGTAAGCTAA
- the ilvD gene encoding dihydroxy-acid dehydratase — protein sequence MSENFRSQVVTQGVQRSPNRAMLRAVGFKDEDFTKAIVGIANGYSTITPCNMGINKLAERAEAGVRSAGAMPQLFGTITISDGISMGTEGMKYSLVSRDVIADSIETACNGQSMDGVLAIGGCDKNMPGAMIAIARMNIPAIFVYGGTIKPGHYKGTDLTVVSVFEAVGQYVADKIDENHFMEVERRACPGAGSCGGMFTANTMSSAIEAMGMSLPYSSTMAAEDEEKADSTEKSAFVLVEAIRKQILPSQIITRKSIENAISVIMAVGGSTNAVLHLLAICHAMGVELSLDDFETIRARVPVLCDLKPSGRYVATDLHKVGGIPQVMKMLLVHGLLHGDCLSITGKTVAEVLAEVPEEPPANQDVIRPWNNPMYQQGHLAILKGNLATEGSVAKITGVKKPKITGPARVFESEESCLDAILEKKINPGDVLVIRYEGPKGGPGMREMLAPTSALIGAGLGDSVGLITDGRFSGGTYGMVVGHVAPEAAVGGAIALVEEGDTITIDAHARLLHLHLSDEELAQRKAHWQAPPPRYTTGVLAKYAKLVSSCSLGAVTDLNLF from the coding sequence ATGTCAGAGAATTTTAGAAGCCAAGTTGTTACACAGGGAGTGCAGCGATCGCCAAACAGAGCAATGTTACGTGCTGTTGGTTTTAAAGACGAGGACTTTACCAAAGCGATTGTTGGTATTGCCAATGGCTACAGTACCATTACTCCCTGTAACATGGGAATCAATAAACTGGCGGAACGAGCAGAAGCAGGAGTCCGAAGCGCTGGGGCTATGCCACAACTGTTTGGCACAATCACCATCAGCGATGGTATTTCTATGGGAACAGAGGGAATGAAATATTCCCTGGTATCGAGAGATGTGATTGCTGATTCCATAGAAACCGCTTGCAACGGACAAAGTATGGATGGTGTCTTGGCAATTGGCGGTTGCGATAAGAATATGCCAGGAGCAATGATTGCTATTGCTCGCATGAACATTCCTGCCATCTTTGTCTATGGAGGAACTATCAAACCCGGACACTATAAGGGAACGGATTTAACAGTTGTCAGTGTTTTTGAAGCAGTGGGGCAATACGTTGCTGATAAGATAGACGAAAATCATTTCATGGAAGTCGAGCGTAGAGCTTGCCCTGGAGCGGGATCTTGCGGTGGTATGTTTACAGCAAATACCATGTCTAGCGCCATTGAAGCCATGGGTATGAGCTTGCCTTATTCTTCCACAATGGCAGCCGAAGATGAAGAAAAAGCTGATAGCACGGAAAAGTCAGCCTTTGTCTTAGTAGAAGCCATCCGCAAACAAATCTTACCCAGCCAAATTATTACCCGCAAATCTATAGAAAATGCTATTTCTGTCATTATGGCAGTGGGTGGTTCTACAAATGCGGTGTTACATTTGTTAGCAATTTGCCATGCTATGGGTGTAGAACTTTCTTTAGATGATTTTGAAACAATTCGCGCTCGCGTTCCCGTACTGTGTGATTTAAAACCAAGTGGTCGGTATGTAGCAACAGACTTGCACAAAGTTGGTGGAATTCCGCAAGTGATGAAAATGTTACTCGTACACGGGTTACTCCATGGTGACTGCCTAAGTATCACTGGAAAAACAGTGGCAGAAGTTCTAGCAGAAGTTCCCGAAGAACCACCTGCCAATCAAGATGTTATCCGTCCTTGGAACAATCCCATGTATCAACAAGGACATCTGGCTATCTTAAAAGGTAACTTGGCAACGGAAGGTTCTGTAGCAAAAATCACTGGGGTGAAGAAACCAAAAATCACCGGACCAGCAAGGGTTTTTGAATCAGAAGAATCCTGCTTGGATGCAATTTTAGAAAAGAAAATAAACCCAGGAGATGTTCTTGTTATCCGCTACGAAGGACCCAAAGGAGGTCCGGGAATGCGAGAAATGCTTGCTCCGACTTCAGCCCTGATTGGTGCTGGCTTGGGGGATTCCGTTGGGTTGATTACCGATGGACGCTTTTCAGGTGGGACTTACGGTATGGTTGTCGGTCACGTTGCACCAGAAGCAGCTGTTGGGGGTGCGATCGCTCTAGTGGAAGAAGGGGATACAATCACAATTGATGCCCATGCTCGGTTGCTGCACTTGCACTTGTCTGATGAAGAATTGGCTCAGCGAAAAGCTCATTGGCAAGCACCTCCACCCCGTTATACAACTGGCGTGTTAGCAAAGTATGCTAAGTTGGTTTCTTCTTGCAGTTTGGGTGCTGTCACAGATTTGAATTTGTTTTAA
- a CDS encoding MBL fold metallo-hydrolase, with the protein MAPLNLRRPENINGDFYVDTSCIDCDTCRWMAPEVYTDVGEQSAVYHQPTNEKERLAALQALLSCPTNSIGTVETPQDIKIAQLSFPILIEENVYHCGYHSEKSYGGASYFIQLPEGNVLIDSPQFALSLVKRLEKMGGIRYMYLTHKDDVADHQKFADHFKCDRILHTEDITTGTRGVEIQLTGSEPFLLTPDLLIITVPGHTKGHTVLLYKNKFLFTGDHLAWSDDLKQLEAFRDYNWYSWSEQIKSLRQLANYSFEWVLPGHGRRYHADPETMREQMNKCIALMSSL; encoded by the coding sequence ATGGCTCCTTTAAATCTACGTCGCCCCGAAAATATTAATGGCGATTTTTATGTTGATACAAGCTGTATAGATTGTGATACCTGCCGTTGGATGGCTCCAGAAGTATATACAGACGTTGGAGAACAATCGGCAGTTTATCATCAACCAACTAACGAGAAGGAAAGATTGGCAGCACTTCAAGCTCTTTTATCTTGTCCAACAAATTCTATTGGCACAGTTGAAACGCCTCAAGATATCAAAATTGCTCAACTCAGTTTTCCGATTCTAATCGAAGAAAATGTCTATCATTGTGGCTATCATTCGGAAAAATCTTATGGAGGCGCTAGTTACTTTATTCAACTTCCGGAAGGTAATGTTTTAATAGACTCTCCCCAATTTGCGCTTTCTTTAGTCAAACGGTTGGAAAAAATGGGGGGAATTCGCTATATGTACCTAACTCATAAAGATGACGTAGCAGATCATCAAAAGTTTGCCGACCATTTTAAGTGCGATCGCATTCTCCACACAGAAGATATCACTACAGGTACTCGTGGTGTAGAAATACAGCTAACAGGTTCAGAACCCTTTTTACTAACTCCTGACTTATTAATTATTACCGTTCCCGGTCACACCAAAGGACACACTGTTTTACTATACAAAAACAAATTTCTTTTTACTGGCGACCATTTGGCTTGGTCTGATGACCTCAAACAGTTAGAAGCCTTTCGAGATTACAATTGGTACTCTTGGTCTGAACAAATTAAATCCTTGCGCCAGCTTGCGAATTACTCATTTGAATGGGTTTTACCCGGTCATGGGCGGAGATACCACGCCGATCCAGAAACTATGCGCGAGCAAATGAATAAGTGTATTGCTCTAATGTCGAGCCTATAA
- a CDS encoding cytochrome c oxidase subunit II, translating into MKIPSTIWTLLIGIVLTLVSLWYGTNHGLLPTAASEEASLVDGLFNAMMTVSIGIFLIVEGVLVYSVIKYRRRAGDNSDGSPVHGNVPLEILWTAIPALIVIGISVYSFDVYNEMGGFNPHAVHDAPVTPQAMRMPGAAIAATLFDTATSTEPNTNQEKAAEAMQDPATAEIRNSDQIPQLRNAPGVGSVAPTIGPTPGNEGKPPALVVNVTGLQYAWIFTYPETGITTGEMHLPVGREVQLNIAANDVIHAFWVPEFRLKQDAIPGRQSELRLTPSKEGQYPLICAELCGPYHGAMRSQVIVQKPEEFQQWLQEQQVASNEDLKKAVAVNPAELSASEFLTPYTHNMGIQPELLHQIHN; encoded by the coding sequence GTGAAAATTCCAAGTACAATCTGGACGTTACTCATTGGCATAGTGCTGACCCTAGTCAGCCTGTGGTACGGAACAAATCATGGACTCCTGCCAACAGCAGCCTCAGAGGAAGCTTCTTTAGTTGACGGTTTGTTTAATGCGATGATGACCGTATCTATTGGTATCTTTCTCATTGTTGAAGGTGTCCTAGTATACTCTGTCATTAAATATCGCCGTCGTGCAGGCGATAATTCAGATGGTTCTCCAGTACATGGGAACGTACCATTAGAAATCCTGTGGACAGCGATCCCCGCTCTTATCGTTATTGGTATATCTGTTTACAGCTTTGACGTTTATAACGAAATGGGTGGTTTTAATCCCCATGCCGTTCATGACGCTCCCGTGACCCCACAAGCAATGAGAATGCCTGGGGCAGCCATAGCAGCAACTTTATTCGATACCGCGACAAGCACCGAACCCAATACAAACCAGGAAAAAGCTGCTGAAGCAATGCAAGATCCAGCCACAGCAGAAATTCGCAATTCCGACCAAATTCCTCAACTCCGGAATGCTCCTGGTGTAGGGAGTGTTGCTCCCACAATTGGACCAACACCCGGAAATGAAGGTAAACCACCCGCACTTGTAGTTAATGTTACAGGTTTGCAGTACGCTTGGATTTTTACCTACCCAGAAACCGGGATCACCACTGGTGAAATGCACCTTCCCGTAGGACGTGAAGTCCAGTTAAATATTGCTGCCAACGACGTTATTCATGCTTTTTGGGTACCAGAATTCCGTCTAAAGCAAGATGCGATCCCCGGAAGACAAAGCGAGCTTCGCTTGACGCCCAGTAAAGAAGGTCAGTATCCACTAATTTGTGCCGAACTCTGTGGTCCCTACCATGGGGCAATGAGATCACAAGTTATTGTGCAAAAACCAGAAGAGTTTCAGCAATGGCTGCAAGAACAGCAAGTAGCCAGTAATGAAGATTTAAAGAAAGCAGTTGCTGTGAATCCTGCTGAATTATCTGCTTCTGAATTCCTGACTCCTTACACTCATAACATGGGAATTCAGCCTGAGTTGTTACATCAAATCCACAATTAG
- a CDS encoding DUF6888 family protein, translated as MPTAAQTLQCFLLCRRLTMMYRPIYLVRLDERVGEIVIIAGDETQVAIQPDGKWEFRT; from the coding sequence ATTCCAACAGCAGCACAAACATTGCAATGCTTTCTCCTATGCCGACGGCTAACGATGATGTACAGACCTATTTACCTAGTACGTTTGGACGAACGCGTAGGTGAAATCGTCATCATCGCCGGCGATGAAACTCAGGTAGCCATACAACCAGATGGAAAATGGGAGTTTAGAACATGA
- a CDS encoding type II toxin-antitoxin system Phd/YefM family antitoxin yields the protein MKQIALAELPETVQNLINQAQKTGETLTVVQNGVPFAIIFPIQKKSLLATLSTLEPLDEDFADVDEGLLPLDDIEL from the coding sequence GTGAAACAGATCGCTCTTGCAGAACTTCCCGAAACCGTCCAAAACTTAATTAACCAAGCTCAAAAAACAGGTGAAACGCTGACTGTTGTACAAAATGGTGTTCCTTTTGCCATTATTTTCCCGATCCAGAAAAAATCTCTCCTAGCAACTCTCTCTACTCTTGAACCATTAGATGAAGACTTTGCTGATGTGGACGAAGGGTTGTTACCCTTGGATGATATTGAACTTTAA